TCCTAGTGCTCGCGCGCAACCAAGGGCCAAGCCCCGCGTGCACGGTGCTAGCGTCGAAGTATGGCTGGCAACACCGCGTCGCTTTCGTACGACGACCTGTGGCCGCGTGCGGGGGACTGGCCCGGCTCGGAGACGATCAACGGCGATCTCGATCTGGCGCTCATCGGCATTCCCACGGCGCGGACGTCGCTGTCGTCTACGAACGCAGACGCGACGCCCGCGGCGGTTCGCGATGCGCTGCGTCGGTACAGCCCCTTCGCACATGCGCCCGACGCCGACATCGATGTGCTCACGCTCGCCGATGCCGGCGACATCGTCGACCCGGATGGCGAAGAGGATGCTGCGACACAGCGTGTCGCCGACGTCGCGACGCGCAGCCGGCTCGTCGTCGCGCTCGGCGGAGACAACGCCGCGACGGTTCCCGCGGCACTCGGCGCGTGGGGCAGCGATGTCGCGACGGCTGGCCTCATCACGTTCGACGCGCACTACGATTTGCGCGACGGCCGCTCGAACGGCTCACCGGTTCGTCGGCTCGTCGAGGCGGGGCTCGATGGGCGCCGCATTGTGCAGATCGGCATTCAGGACTTCGCGAACTCACGCGCCTATGCCGAGCGCGCCCGCGAGCTGGGCATCACGGTGATCGGACGCGACGCCCTGCTCGAGCGCTCCGTTGACGATGTGCTGGCAGAAGCGCTCGAGATAGCGGGCAGCGCGGGCGGCCCGATCCACGTTGACCTCGACGTCGACGTGTGCGACCGCTCCGTGGCTCCCGCGTGCCCGGCGTCGGCTCCGGGAGGCATCGCTGCCCACGAGTTGCGTCGTGCGGCACGCGTTGCGGCGCAGCATCCTCGGGTCTCGTCGATTGACATCACCGAGATCGACGCCACGACAGATGCCGTCGACGGACGCACGGTGCGGCTTGCGGCTCTCTGCGTGCTCGAGGCCGCGGCGGGGCTCGCCGTGCGCTGACGAGCCCGGCCCGCTGCCTCTGCCCACCGCACCATTCATATGTCGAAGATGGCGGGAACGCGAGCAAATTGCCGACAGTATTGACATCTGAATTGAGCCCGCCCTCGGGCTTGTGGATAACCGCCGTGGCTCTGCGGTCACTTTGGCAAAGTGTCGGTCATGACGCGCTCGCTCACCCCGCTTCCCGCATCGCTTGGCACTCACTTTTCGGTGGCGACGGCCGTTAAACGCGGAGTCACACACGGCAGACTGCGGGCAGTGGATCTTGAGTCTCCTTTCTACGGTGTGAGGATGCTCGTTGACGACGCCGTAGAGGAGGAGCCCGGTCCAGAGGAACTGATCCGTCGCCAGGCGCGTGCGTATTCGCCACGCATGCGTGATGTGGACTTTCTCAGTCACAGCACGGCGGCCGCCCTGCACCGTGCGCCATTGCCGCTCAAGACAGACACTCAGATTCACGTGTCCACGTTCAGGCCGGCACGCGCGCCACGAACACGGGGTGTCATCGGGCACAGCGCCTCAACGGAGGTGCCCGTTGCGACGGTGAACGGGGTACGCGTCTCAGAACCTGCCGAGACCTGGGCGATGCTCGGTCTGAGCCTTGATGTGCCGTGGCTCGTCGCCGTCGGGGACTACTTCTGCCGGGTGTGGCGAGAAGGGTACGGGCGACCGAACGCCGAGAGTGTGCCCCTGGCGACGCCCGAGAAACTTGCCCGTGCGCTGAACAGCTGCCGCAGGCTGGGTGCAGCGAAGCTGCGCGAGGCTCTTCCTTTCGTGCGCTGCGACTCGTGGTCGCCCCGCGAATCGTTGACGCGCTTCATCATGGTCACGAACGGGCTTCCCGAACCCGTGCTCAACAGCGACTTCTACGACGCGCGCGGCGGTCATCTTGCGTGCATCGACATGGCCTATCCCGAGTACAAGGTGGCTGTCGAGTACCAGGGCCGCGTCCACGGCGTGCAGTATTCTCACGACATCGAACGCATCGAACGGCTGCGCGCTGACGGTTGGATCGTCGTGCAGGTGTCGTCGGAGCTGTTCAACGAGCCGGACACACTCGTTCGCCGTGTTCGAAGTGCTCTGCGCTCACGCGGCTGGCACGGCTGAGTCGCGTGGCCCGCCCGAGCCGGACGCTCATCTGGCAAAATCTGCGTCCCAGAGGCACCCGGAGCGCCAACTTTGCCATCTGAATCTGCGGCAGCACACAGCTCAGATGCTGAGGCCGGCTACCCAGGTCCGTGCCACAAGCGGGACACCGGGGCGGTAGGCGAGGTGCACGTGACTCGGCGCGCGCAGCATCACGACGTCGGCACGGGCGCCAGGCGCGATGCGACCGACATCGTCACGGCGCAGAGCCGCAGCGCCTCCCGCAGTTGACGACCACAGCGCTTCTGCCGGCGTGAGGCCCATGTCTCGTGTCGCGACGGCAATGCAGAACGGCATGCTCGACGTGAAGCTCGATCCGGGGTTGCAGTCACTCGCAAGCGCAACGATGACGCCAGCATCCACCAGCCGTCGCGCGTCGGGATACGGCTGCTTGGTTGAGAACTCGACGCCGGGCAGCAAAGTGCAGACGGTGTCGGATGCTGCCAGCGCGGGGACGTCGTCATCGCTCAGGTACGTGCAGTGGTCGACGCTCGCGGCGCCCAGCTCTATCGCGAGTCGCACTCCGTCACCGTGTCCCAGCTGATTTCCGTGCACGCGCACGCCCAGGCCCCGGGCGGCTCCGGCCTCGAGCACGCGTCGTGTCTGCTCGGGCGAGAACGCACCGCGTTCGCAGAAGGCATCGACCCAGCGCACGTGCGGAGCACACGCGTCGAGCATGGCGCCGCAGACCAGCGAGACGTAGTCGTCGGGGTCGCCGTCGCTGCCCATACCGTTGTCGAACTCAGGAGGCACGACATGGGCGCCGAGGAACGTCACGTCGTCGGTGACCTCCCGCGCCAGACGCGCGAGCCGCTGCTCGTCGTTGACCGTCAGACCGTAGCCCGTCTTGATCTCGAACGTCGTAGTCCCCTGCGCGTGAAGCTCGGCGACGAAGCCCGCGAGCCGTGTACGCAGTTCGTCGTCGGTCGCCGCCCGCGTCGCAGCGACCGTCGACAGGATGCCGCCCGCCTCGTACGGCCGCCCCGCCATGCGCGAGGCGAACTCGGCAGAGCGGTCACCGCCGAACACGAGATGCGTATGGCTGTCGACGAAGCCTGGAATGACCGCTCTTCCTGCAGCATCCACGACCTCGAGGTCGTCGTCGCCGGCGTGAGGGCGAGCGGATGCTGCGTCGCCCACCCATGCGACGCGGTCGCCGTCCAGCAGCACGGCGGCGTTGTGACGGATTCCCAGACGCGCCGTTCCATCGTCGGGGACGCGTGCTCCGAGCCCCGCCGATGACGCGTTGTCGCTGACCGCATCCGGAGTGTTCGTGACGAGTTCGCCGATGTTGGTGATGAGCGTGCGCACGGCTACCTCTCGGTGTCTGTGTCGGGTCGGTCGTCGGCGTTCAGCATCGGAACGCGCACACCACGCTCGCGCGCGACGTCTGCCGCGCGATCGTATCCGGCGTCGACGTGGCGCATGACGCCCGTGCCCGGGTCATTCGTGAGCACGCGCTCGATCTTCTGCGCGGCAAGGTCGGTGCCGTCGGCGACGATCACCTGGCCCGCGTGAATTGACCGGCCGATGCCCACGCCTCCGCCGTGGTGCAGCGACACCCAGGTGGCGCCCGACGCCGTGTTGAGCAGGGCGTTCAGCAGCGGCCAGTCAGCGATCGCGTCTGAACCATCGGCCATGGCCTCGGTTTCGCGATACGGCGACGCGACCGAGCCCGAGTCGAGGTGGTCGCGCCCGATCACGATCGGCGCTGAGAGCTCGCCCGAGGCCACCATCTCGTTGAACTTCAGTCCCGCGCGGTGGCGCTCGCCGAAGCCGAGCCAGCAGATGCGCGCGGGCAGGCCCTCGAAGTGCACCTTCTCGCTCGCGCGGGTGATCCACCGGTGCAGATTCTCGTCGTCGGGAAAGAGCTCGAGGATCGCGCGGTCTGTTGCCGCGATGTCGGCGGGGTCTCCCGAGAGTGCCGCCCAGCGGAACGGTCCCTTGCCCTCGCAGAACAGCGGTCTGATGTACGCCGGAACGAAGCCCGGATACGCGAAGGCGCTCTCGCAGCCGCCCTCCGCAGCTTCGGCACGCAGCGAGTTTCCGTAGTCGAACACCTCCGCGCCAGCATCCTGAAACCCCACCATTGCATCGCAGTGCTTCGCCATCGAGGCGCGCGCGGCGGAGGTGAACCACTCGGGGTCGGATGCTGCCCGTTCGCGCCACTGCGCCACGTCGACGCCCTCGGGCAGGTAGCTGAGCGGATCGTGAGCGCTCGTCTGATCGGTGACCACGTCAACGGGGACTCCGCGCGCGAGAATCTCGGGGAATACGGATGCTGCGTTGCCGACGATGCCGATCGAAACGGCCTCGCGATCGGCCTTCGCCTGCAGTGCGCGCTCGAGTGCGGCATCGAGGCCATCAGAGATTTCGTCGAGATAGCCGTGCTCGCGACGCCGCTCGAGCCGGTCGCGGTCGACGTCGACGATGAGGCAGACGCCGTCGTTCATCGTGACGGCGAGCGGCTGCGCGCCGCCCATACCGCCGCATCCGGCCGTGAGTGTGAGCGTGCCCGCGAGCGTGCCCTCGCCGCGGCCTCGGGTCTCGAGCGACCGCGCGACCGCGGCGAACGTCTCGTAGGTTCCCTGCAGAATCCCCTGCGTGCCGATGTAGATCCAGCTGCCGGCCGTCATCTGCCCGTACATGGTGAGGCCCGCCGCCTCGAGGCGGCGAAACTCTGGCCAGGTCGCCCAGTCGGGAACGAGGTTGGAGTTAGCGATAAGCACACGCGGCGCCCACTCGTGCGTGCGGAACACGCCAACCGGCTTTCCCGACTGCACGAGCAACGTCTCGTCGGACTCGAGGTCGCGCAGCGTGGCGCAGATCGCGTCGAATGCCTCCCAGCTGCGCGCCGCGCGCCCTGTGCCGCCGTACACCACGAGGTCGTCTGGGCGCTCGGCGACCTCGGCGTCAAGGTTGTTCATGAGCATGCGCAGCGGCGCCTCGATCTGCCAGGACTTCGCGTTCAGCATGGTGCCGCGCGGTGCCCTGATCCGCGTGCTCGGTGTGCTGGCGCGGGTATCGTTCTGCGTCATCGCAGTTCTCCTGTCTCGTCTTGTGCCGCGGTCACGATGCGCCCCGTGCGCACCAGCTCGACGACGGCATCGATCTCGTTCGCCACGATGCGATCGGGCCCCGGCCCGTCCACCATCTCGCGCACGCACGCGAGCACCGCCCCGGTCGCGCGTCCGGGCTCGAGCGGGGCACGCAGATCGAGCGATCGGCACGCCGTCATGATCTCGATCGCGACGACCCGCGTCAGTCCGTCGACGGCGCGGCGCAGTTTGCGAGCGGCGTTCCACCCCATCGAGACATGGTCTTCTTGCATTGCCGACGACGGGATCGAGTCGACGGATGCCGGCACGGCGAGGCGCTTCAGCTCGCTCACGATGCCCGCCGCGGTGTACTGCGCGATCATGAGGCCAGAGTCGACGCCCGCGTCGTGCGCGAGAAACGCCGGAAGGCCCTTGCTGCGGCTCGGGTCGAGGTGGCGATCGGTGCGGCGCTCCGACATCGACGCGACGTCGGCGGCAGCGATTGCGAGAAAGTCGAGCACGTACGCGACGGGTGCTCCGTGGAAGTTGCCGTTCGACTCGACCCGGCCGTCGAGCGTGACGACGGGATTATCGATCGCGCTTGCCAGCTCGGCATGGGCGACGGATGCTGCGTGAGCAGCGGTATCGCGGGCAGCGCCGTGCACTTGCGGCGTGCAGCGCAGCGAGTACGCGTCTTGCACGCTCGGGTCGTCTGGTCCTCGGTGCGACGCGACGATGGGGGAGCCGGCGAGCAGTGCGCGAAGGTTCGCTGCCGAGAGCGCCTGTCCGCGCTGGGGCCGCAGCTGCTGCAGATCGTCGGCGAACACGCGGTCGGTGCCGAGCAGCGACTCGACGCTGAGCGCCGCCGCGATGTCGGCGGTGCGAAGCAGCATCCTCATGTCGTGCAGCGCAAGCAGCAGCATCCCGAGCATTCCGTCTGTGCCGTTGATGAGCGCGAGTCCCTCTTTCTCAGCGAGCGCGACCGGACGCAGACCCGCGGCAGCGAGGGCGTCGGCGGCGTTACGGAGCTGACCCTCGGCATTGCGCACCTGCCCTTCGCCCATGACGGCGAGAGCGCAGTGCGACAGTGGTGCGAGGTCGCCAGAGCAGCCGAGAGAGCCGTACTCGCGCACGACGGGCGTGATTCCCGCGTTGAGCATGTCGGCGTAGGCCTGCGCCGTCTCGAGTCGAACGCCCGTGCGGCCGGTCGCGAGAGTCTTGAGCCGCAGCAGCATGAGCGCGCGCACGACCTCGCGCTCGACCTCTGCGCCCGAGCCCGCGGCGTGCGAGCGGATGAGGCTCTGTTGCAACTGCGCGCGCTGCTCGGGGTCGATGAATGTGCTCGCGAGCGCGCCGAACCCGGTGGAAATGCCATAGTGCGGCTCGGTGTCGTCGGCGAGGCTCTCGATCGTGCGGCGCGAATCGGCAATCGCGGAAGCGGCGTCAGGCGAGAGTTCGACGCGGGCGCCGTCCCGGGCGACACGCACCACGTCGTCGGGATCGAGGGCGGCGCCGGTCGCAGTGCGGGCGCCGAGTGAGACGACGCGTCCAGAAGTCAGTGTGCTGCCCATACGACGATTTCACATGACGGCGGGAGCTGCGAGAACAGGCATAATGGCACATGTGTCCGGGATCCCGGACGCGGAGATGCGAGCGCGGCGTGTGACGCCATGCGAGAGACGTGACGGTGGAGAGGATGCTGCATGAGCAAAGCTCCCGCTGCGCAGCAGACGCTGCGCATGCTCACGTTTCTCGCGCGCCAGCGTGGACCGGTCGCCGCCGCGCGCATCGCTGAGGCGCTCGAACTGCCGCGCTCGACCGCGTATCAGCTTCTCGCCGAAATGCAGCGGCAGGGCTACGTCGTGCATCTGCCTGAGGAACGCCGCTGGGGCCTCGGCGTTGCCGCATTCGAGCTGTCGAGCGGATACGCAAGACATGAGCCGCTGAGCCGTCTCGGGAGGCCGCTGCTCGCCGCCCTCGTTGACGAGATCGGCGAGAGCGCCCACCTTGCGGTGCTGCACGGCCGCGATGTTCTGTACATCGTGGAGGAACGCGCGCCGCGCCGACCGCACCTCGTGAGCGACGTCGGCGTGCGTCTGCCTGCGCAGCTCGCGGCGACCGGGCGCGCTATGCTCGCTCAGCTGCCGAGACACCAGGTGCGCGCACTGTTTCCCGACCGCACGGCGTTTGTCGATCGCACGAGCCTCGGCCCGTCGCGCTACTCCGAGCTGCGGCGCCTGCTCGACGACACCGCTCGGCACGGCTTTGCCACAGAGAACGGCGAGATTACGCCGGGTCTTGCGTCTGTCGGCGTCGCAGTGACCGACCACGTGGGCTGGCCCGCAGCATCCATCGCCATCACCTTTGAATCAGACCGGAGCGATGCGCATGCGGCCGACCCTGCGCCCCTTGTCGGTCGTCTGTCGAGCGTCGCGAATGAACTGTCACGCCGCATCCGTGGGAATCCGCTCGCTCGCCCGAGCAGCATCGAGCTCGGCTGACAGGTCCGCCCGCTCGCGCCGCCGCCGCCGAAAGGTGACGATGCGGTCGATGACGAAGCCGATGACGAGGGCGAGAACGATGCCGATGAGCGCACCGAGAAGCGGACTGTCTTTCACGATGTTGCCCGCGATGAGCCCGATGCCCGTCGAGTACGCTGCCCACATGGCCCCGGCGATCGCGCTCAGCGGCATGAACCGGCGGCGAGAGTAGCCGAGCGCACCGGCCGTCATATTGACGGCGACGCGTCCGACGGGAATGTAACGGGCACCGAGAATGAGGCCGGCCCCCGAACGGTCGAGTGCGCGGCTCGCCCAGTCGAACGAGGCGGCGATGCGTGGGCGGCGCATCCAGCGGAATCGGTGGATGCCGACACCGCGGCCGATCGAGAACGCGATGTTGTCGCCGATCGCTGCGCCGATTGCGGCGATCGCGCACAGCAGAAGCATGTTTGTGCCGCCCGTCGATGCCGCAACTGCCGCCGCGGCGACCAGAACGGTCTCGCTCGGGATCGGCGGGAAGAAGCCGTCGATGACGGCGACGATGAACATCACCGCGTAGAGCCACGGAGAGGCGATCGCCTGCATGATGAAGTCGTTCACGATGTCCACCTGTGAAAACTATGCGGCCGGCAGGGTCGCCGGCATCACCCTCTGGTACTGTTCGGGTCCACCCACAGGTGGGTTTGCTGACGCGGTGAGGGCGACCCGCATGAGCAGAACGCTCGCGATCGCCGTCACGACGGTGATCCCGCTCACGAGCAGAACAATGACGCTCAGCACTCCAGCGATGCTCGCGAGTACAGCACGGCGGGTGGATGCTGTGGCAGCGGGCATTGCGCGCCGCTCCCACCGGCCGGTGGACTGCGCGACGACCGCTGTGACGGCAAAGGCCATGCCGATCCAGAACGGTCTGCTGAGCCACCAGCCGGCCGTGCCGGGCTCGGGCAGCGGAAGTGCTCCGCTCAGGGCGCCGACGAGACCGATGCCCGCGAGGGCGATGAGCACGGGCATGTGCCAGAGGTAGATCGTCATGGAGCGCGCGTTGATCCACGTCGAGATCTCGCGCACGGCCGAGCGCTCGGCAATGCGCCGAAGCCAGGGGCGAGCACATGAGAGCGCGGCAAGCTGCACGACGCCGAGCAGCACGAGTGCCGCAGACGGCGGATTGAGCCCCGCGTACATATTCGCCGGGTAGACGCCGAGCATCGTGACGGCGAACAGCGCGGCGAGAGCTCCGAGACCCGCCACGATGCGCGCCCGCGTGCTCAGGGCATCAACGCGGCCATCCGCGAGCCAGAACCCGAGCTGCTGAATGAGCAGCCACACCCCGGCGAGGTTGAGAAACGAGACGGCGCCGATTCCAGTCGCCGCGGCGACAGCATCCACCCCGGCAACGCCGAGAGCGAGCGCGGCAAGCGTGATCCACGGTGCTCGCTCATGCGCGGCGATCAACGCCGGGGCGAGGGCTTGGCAGAGCAGGTAGACGCCGAGGAACCACAGCGGCTGGCTGATGCGGAAGCCGGCTTCGGCGACCATGTCAGCGGGAATCCCCGAGAGCGTCATCGCGAGCAGCACGGCTCCGACGACCGCGATCATGACGATGGCGGGGCCGAGTAGACGCTGCACCCGGCCGGCGATGAACCCGGCTGGCGCCACGCCGCGCTCGCGTGCCGAGCGGTACGCCATGCGGGTGGAGAACCCGCCGACGATGAAGAAGAGCGGCATCACCTGCACGAACCACGAGAGGGGAATGAACCAGGCGTGACCTTCAGCGGCATTCTCGAAGATGGGACCGCTCGGACCGAGACTGACGCCGACCATGAGTGAGTGCAGCGCCACGACGACGGCGAGGCAGACAGCGCGCACGAGATCGATGCCCCTGTCTCGCGGTGCTCGTACCCGCTGTGGGCGCGTTGTCTGCGGCGATGCGACGATTGTCATGAGAGCCTCCTCCTGGCGGAACTACTGAGGAGACTAGATATCGGATGCTGTCGAGAGCATCGACCGCCGGGGTGAAAACAACGCTGCCTCACCCCCTACGAGGGAGTGAGGCAGCGCGAAGTTCTGGTGAGGCCTAGGCCGTCTGCTGGTTGCCGATGGAGAAGCTCACGGCGCCCTCGGCATTGACCTCGGCGTCGAGCACCTTGTCGTCGAGGGCCGCAGCAGCGCCCTCCTCGAGAAAGACCCTCGCGCCACCGGCTTCGACCACTTGATCGTCTGTTTCGGG
This DNA window, taken from Paramicrobacterium agarici, encodes the following:
- a CDS encoding arginase family protein, with the translated sequence MAGNTASLSYDDLWPRAGDWPGSETINGDLDLALIGIPTARTSLSSTNADATPAAVRDALRRYSPFAHAPDADIDVLTLADAGDIVDPDGEEDAATQRVADVATRSRLVVALGGDNAATVPAALGAWGSDVATAGLITFDAHYDLRDGRSNGSPVRRLVEAGLDGRRIVQIGIQDFANSRAYAERARELGITVIGRDALLERSVDDVLAEALEIAGSAGGPIHVDLDVDVCDRSVAPACPASAPGGIAAHELRRAARVAAQHPRVSSIDITEIDATTDAVDGRTVRLAALCVLEAAAGLAVR
- the hutH gene encoding histidine ammonia-lyase → MGSTLTSGRVVSLGARTATGAALDPDDVVRVARDGARVELSPDAASAIADSRRTIESLADDTEPHYGISTGFGALASTFIDPEQRAQLQQSLIRSHAAGSGAEVEREVVRALMLLRLKTLATGRTGVRLETAQAYADMLNAGITPVVREYGSLGCSGDLAPLSHCALAVMGEGQVRNAEGQLRNAADALAAAGLRPVALAEKEGLALINGTDGMLGMLLLALHDMRMLLRTADIAAALSVESLLGTDRVFADDLQQLRPQRGQALSAANLRALLAGSPIVASHRGPDDPSVQDAYSLRCTPQVHGAARDTAAHAASVAHAELASAIDNPVVTLDGRVESNGNFHGAPVAYVLDFLAIAAADVASMSERRTDRHLDPSRSKGLPAFLAHDAGVDSGLMIAQYTAAGIVSELKRLAVPASVDSIPSSAMQEDHVSMGWNAARKLRRAVDGLTRVVAIEIMTACRSLDLRAPLEPGRATGAVLACVREMVDGPGPDRIVANEIDAVVELVRTGRIVTAAQDETGELR
- a CDS encoding acyltransferase family protein, with protein sequence MTIVASPQTTRPQRVRAPRDRGIDLVRAVCLAVVVALHSLMVGVSLGPSGPIFENAAEGHAWFIPLSWFVQVMPLFFIVGGFSTRMAYRSARERGVAPAGFIAGRVQRLLGPAIVMIAVVGAVLLAMTLSGIPADMVAEAGFRISQPLWFLGVYLLCQALAPALIAAHERAPWITLAALALGVAGVDAVAAATGIGAVSFLNLAGVWLLIQQLGFWLADGRVDALSTRARIVAGLGALAALFAVTMLGVYPANMYAGLNPPSAALVLLGVVQLAALSCARPWLRRIAERSAVREISTWINARSMTIYLWHMPVLIALAGIGLVGALSGALPLPEPGTAGWWLSRPFWIGMAFAVTAVVAQSTGRWERRAMPAATASTRRAVLASIAGVLSVIVLLVSGITVVTAIASVLLMRVALTASANPPVGGPEQYQRVMPATLPAA
- the hutI gene encoding imidazolonepropionase, producing the protein MRTLITNIGELVTNTPDAVSDNASSAGLGARVPDDGTARLGIRHNAAVLLDGDRVAWVGDAASARPHAGDDDLEVVDAAGRAVIPGFVDSHTHLVFGGDRSAEFASRMAGRPYEAGGILSTVAATRAATDDELRTRLAGFVAELHAQGTTTFEIKTGYGLTVNDEQRLARLAREVTDDVTFLGAHVVPPEFDNGMGSDGDPDDYVSLVCGAMLDACAPHVRWVDAFCERGAFSPEQTRRVLEAGAARGLGVRVHGNQLGHGDGVRLAIELGAASVDHCTYLSDDDVPALAASDTVCTLLPGVEFSTKQPYPDARRLVDAGVIVALASDCNPGSSFTSSMPFCIAVATRDMGLTPAEALWSSTAGGAAALRRDDVGRIAPGARADVVMLRAPSHVHLAYRPGVPLVARTWVAGLSI
- a CDS encoding DedA family protein, with the translated sequence MDIVNDFIMQAIASPWLYAVMFIVAVIDGFFPPIPSETVLVAAAAVAASTGGTNMLLLCAIAAIGAAIGDNIAFSIGRGVGIHRFRWMRRPRIAASFDWASRALDRSGAGLILGARYIPVGRVAVNMTAGALGYSRRRFMPLSAIAGAMWAAYSTGIGLIAGNIVKDSPLLGALIGIVLALVIGFVIDRIVTFRRRRRERADLSAELDAARASERIPTDAA
- a CDS encoding IclR family transcriptional regulator, which codes for MSKAPAAQQTLRMLTFLARQRGPVAAARIAEALELPRSTAYQLLAEMQRQGYVVHLPEERRWGLGVAAFELSSGYARHEPLSRLGRPLLAALVDEIGESAHLAVLHGRDVLYIVEERAPRRPHLVSDVGVRLPAQLAATGRAMLAQLPRHQVRALFPDRTAFVDRTSLGPSRYSELRRLLDDTARHGFATENGEITPGLASVGVAVTDHVGWPAASIAITFESDRSDAHAADPAPLVGRLSSVANELSRRIRGNPLARPSSIELG
- the hutU gene encoding urocanate hydratase is translated as MTQNDTRASTPSTRIRAPRGTMLNAKSWQIEAPLRMLMNNLDAEVAERPDDLVVYGGTGRAARSWEAFDAICATLRDLESDETLLVQSGKPVGVFRTHEWAPRVLIANSNLVPDWATWPEFRRLEAAGLTMYGQMTAGSWIYIGTQGILQGTYETFAAVARSLETRGRGEGTLAGTLTLTAGCGGMGGAQPLAVTMNDGVCLIVDVDRDRLERRREHGYLDEISDGLDAALERALQAKADREAVSIGIVGNAASVFPEILARGVPVDVVTDQTSAHDPLSYLPEGVDVAQWRERAASDPEWFTSAARASMAKHCDAMVGFQDAGAEVFDYGNSLRAEAAEGGCESAFAYPGFVPAYIRPLFCEGKGPFRWAALSGDPADIAATDRAILELFPDDENLHRWITRASEKVHFEGLPARICWLGFGERHRAGLKFNEMVASGELSAPIVIGRDHLDSGSVASPYRETEAMADGSDAIADWPLLNALLNTASGATWVSLHHGGGVGIGRSIHAGQVIVADGTDLAAQKIERVLTNDPGTGVMRHVDAGYDRAADVARERGVRVPMLNADDRPDTDTER
- a CDS encoding Fe-S cluster assembly protein HesB codes for the protein MLTLTDNASTIVKTIASQATGEDDAGLRISSQTEPGSGDFAVDVASSPETDDQVVEAGGARVFLEEGAAAALDDKVLDAEVNAEGAVSFSIGNQQTA